One Rosa chinensis cultivar Old Blush chromosome 3, RchiOBHm-V2, whole genome shotgun sequence DNA window includes the following coding sequences:
- the LOC112195356 gene encoding BTB/POZ domain-containing protein At3g08570, translated as MGMVSENPFAFSNRSPKLCNSFTTRIFSDVAGDITIVVDGESFLLHKFPLVSRSGKIRKMVADAKDSAAKLELHNIPGGPQAFELAMKFCYGMNFEITSGNVAHLRCAAEYLEMSEDYRDENLIERTEIYLNDVVVQSLEKSVEVLTTCQTLPPIAEEVGIPSRCVEAIATNACKEQLMSGLSMLNCDGESPELKSGCLEWWVEDLSLLRIEYYQRVIFAMQRTGVRPDSVVASLMHFAQTSLKGIGKCQVWKKPDSLPEHDQRTIVETLISLMPTEKSCSVPLSFMFGMLRMSIMVDAAIACRLEIERRIAYRLEMVTLDDILIPSIFAGGSLYDVDTVHRILVNFLQRIEEEEDEDCGYESEGIANSPSHGSLLKVGRLIDSYLAEIAPDPYLSLQKFVAMIEVLPDYARVIDDGLYRAVDIYLKVHSMLTEQECKKLCKFIDCQKLSQEACNHAAQNDRLPVQMTVRVLYFEQVRLKTALSGNSGDGFVSQRISSGVPSAAMSPRDNYASLRRENRELKLEISRMRVRLSELEKEQLFMKQGMMDKTGNGKTFLTSISKGIGKMGIFSGQAGGKRQKSSRKSRGSEGKTGRGRRHSLS; from the exons ATGGGAATGGTTTCTGAGAACCCTTTTGCTTTTTCTAACCGTTCTCCTAAGCTCTGCAACTCCTTCACCACTCG TATCTTTTCGGATGTTGCTGGGGACATTACAATCGTTGTCGATGGAGAATCCTTCTTACTTCACAAG TTTCCATTGGTGTCTCGAAGTGGAAAGATTCGGAAAATGGTTGCAGATGCCAAGGATTCAGCTGCAAAATTGGAGCTCCACAACATACCAGGAGGACCACAGGCATTTGAACTTGCAATGAAATTTTGTTATGGCATGAACTTTGAGATCACAAGCGGAAATGTTGCCCATCTTCGCTGCGCTGCTGAATACTTGGAAATGTCTGAAGACTATAGGGATGAAAACCTTATTGAGCGAACAGAGATTTACCTGAATGATGTTGTAGTTCAAAGTCTTGAGAAGTCAGTGGAAGTCCTCACCACCTGCCAAACACTACCTCCTATAGCCGAGGAGGTTGGAATTCCAAGCAGATGTGTGGAGGCTATTGCCACCAATGCTTGTAAGGAACAATTGATGTCAGGGTTGTCTATGTTAAATTGTGATGGTGAATCTCCTGAGCTTAAGAGTGGTTGTCTCGAGTGGTGGGTTGAAGATCTCTCATTGCTAAGGATCGAATACTATCAGAGGGTTATTTTTGCCATGCAAAGAACAGGTGTTCGACCAGATAGCGTTGTTGCATCTTTAATGCATTTTGCTCAAACATCCTTAAAGGGTATTGGAAAATGTCAAGTTTGGAAAAAGCCAGATAGCTTACCAGAACATGACCAAAGGACTATTGTGGAAACCCTTATAAGCTTAATGCCAACAGAGAAAAGCTGTTCGGTGCCACTGAGTTTTATGTTTGGAATGCTGAGGATGTCAATCATGGTGGATGCTGCAATTGCCTGCAGGCTCGAGATTGAAAGGAGGATTGCTTACAGGTTGGAGATGGTTACACTAGATGATATCCTTATACCGTCCATTTTTGCAGGGGGTTCACTGTATGATGTTGATACCGTTCATCGAATACTGGTGAACTTCCTACAGcggattgaagaagaagaagatgaagactgTGGATATGAGTCGGAAGGCATTGCTAATTCTCCGAGCCATGGTTCATTGTTGAAAGTTGGACGGCTTATTGACTCATATCTAGCTGAAATTGCTCCTGACCCATACCTCAGCTTGCAAAAGTTCGTTGCTATGATTGAAGTACTGCCTGATTATGCTCGAGTCATCGATGATGGACTTTACAGGGCGGTTGATATATATTTGAAG GTACATTCAATGCTAACTGAACAAGAATGCAAGAAGCTCTGCAAGTTTATAGACTGTCAAAAGCTCTCTCAAGAAGCCTGCAACCATGCTGCACAAAATGATCGGCTCCCAGTACAAATGACAGTGAGGGTTCTGTATTTCGAGCAGGTCCGATTGAAGACTGCACTGTCAGGAAACTCAGGAGATGGGTTTGTCTCGCAGAGAATAAGCAGCGGGGTACCAAGTGCAGCCATGTCCCCCCGAGATAACTATGCTTCATTGAGGAGAGAAAACCGAGAACTGAAGCTGGAGATCTCAAGAATGAGAGTGAGGCTGAGCGAGTTGGAGAAAGAGCAGTTGTTTATGAAACAAGGAATGATGGACAAGACAGGAAATGGCAAAACTTTCTTGACCTCAATATCTAAGGGGATTGGAAAAATGGGAATTTTTAGTGGTCAAGCAGGAGGTAAACGACAGAAATCGAGTAGGAAGTCCCGGGGATCGGAGGGGAAAACTGGTAGGGGTAGGAGGCACTCTCTTTCCTAG
- the LOC112193601 gene encoding acid phosphatase 1, whose translation MIKAMMKRTQEVLFFLILALFYKATGMKPCSKPPQVDCDGFCLSWRLAVEANNVRGWRTVPTQCLHYLETYMIGGQYDRDIEFIVGEIMSYVNGIVPSDDGMDAWILDVDDTCISNVLYYKGKRYGCDPYDPSGFRAWAMSGKCPAIPAMLRLFSNLVNMGFKVILLTGRDEETLGQVTIENLNNQGFVDYERLILRTEAYKGQGAVAYKSAIRKQLVEEGYRIWGNVGDQWSDLHGDYIGNRTFKLPNPILASDFTSKKVHAVNQNM comes from the exons ATGATTAAAGCAATGATGAAACGAACCCAGGAGGTGTTGTTTTTTCTGATTCTGGCTTTGTTCTACAAGGCCACCGGCATGAAGCCTTGCTCTAAGCCCCCGCAAGTCGACTGTGACGGCTTCTGTTTGAGCTGGAGACTGGCGGTGGAGGCCAACAATGTGCGTGGGTGGCGCACCGTGCCAACCCAGTGCTTGCACTATCTCGAAACATACATGATTGGAGGACAGTACGACCGCGACATAGAAttcattgttggtgaaattATGAGTTACGTAAACGGAATCGTTCCCTCGGATGATGGCATGGATGCATGGATCTTGGATGTGGACGACACTTGCATATCCAATGTCTTATACTACAAGGGAAAGAGATACGG GTGTGACCCTTACGATCCATCGGGGTTCCGAGCATGGGCTATGTCTGGAAAGTGTCCGGCAATTCCTGCCATGCTGAGATTGTTTAGCAACCTGGTGAATATGGGGTTTAAGGTTATTTTGCTTACTGGAAGGGATGAAGAAACACTTGGTCAAGTCACTATCGAAAACCTGAATAATCAAGGATTTGTTGATTATGAACGGttgattttgag GACCGAAGCTTACAAAGGGCAGGGCGCGGTGGCGTACAAGTCAGCGATTCGGAAGCAACTGGTGGAAGAAGGTTACAGGATATGGGGGAATGTAGGAGATCAATGGAGTGATCTTCACGGAGATTATATAGGCAACCGCACGTTTAAGCTTCCTAATCCCAT TTTGGCAAGTGATTTCACAAGTAAGAAAGTACATGCAGTAAACCAGAATATGTAA
- the LOC112195357 gene encoding V-type proton ATPase subunit E2: MNDADVSKQIQQMVRFIRQEAEEKANEISVSAEEEFNIEKLQIAEAEKKKIRQDYERKAKQVEVRRKIEYSMQLNASRIKVLQAQDDILTSMKESAGKELVRVSEDKKAYKKLMKDLIVQSLIRLKEPAVLLRCREVDRKLVESVLEEAKKIYADKGFAPPKITIDDRVYLPPPPKGGDSHEPFCSGGVVLASQDGKIVSENTLDARLDVVFRQKLPQIRKRLLG, from the exons ATGAACGATGCAGACGTGTCGAAGCAGATCCAGCAGATGGTCAGATTCATACGCCAAGAAGCTGAAGAAAAAGCCAATGAGATTTCCGTTTCTGCAGAGGAG GAGTTTAACATTGAGAAACTACAAATAGCCGAagcggagaagaagaagatcagacAAGATTATGAACGCAAGGCAAAGCAGGTCGAGGTTAGACGGAAAAT TGAATACTCGATGCAACTGAATGCTTCGCGTATAAAAGTTCTACAAGCACAAGATGACATATTAACTTCCATGAAAGAATCTGCTGGCAAGGAACTTGTGCGTGTTTCAGAGGACAAGAAGGCTTACAAGAAGCTCATGAAAGACTTGATTGTTCAG AGTTTGATTCGACTGAAGGAGCCAGCAGTGCTGCTTAGATGCAGAGAGGTTGACAGGAAGCTTGTTGAGTCTGTTTTGGAGGAAGCAAAGAAAATTTATGCTGATAAAGGATTTGCTCCACCCAAAATTACCATTGATGATCGAGTGTATCTCCCACCGCCTCCAAAGGGTGGCGATTCCCATGAACCCTTTTG TTCGGGTGGAGTGGTGTTGGCCTCTCAAGATGGAAAGATAGTGTCTGAAAATACCCTCGATGCACGATTGGATGTCGTCTTCAGACAGAAACTGCCTCAG ATCAGGAAGCGCCTTTTAGGATGA